Part of the Rhipicephalus sanguineus isolate Rsan-2018 chromosome 5, BIME_Rsan_1.4, whole genome shotgun sequence genome is shown below.
ATACAATCAAATACGTTGCAGGCAATGATATTGAACGTTGAAATCGTCAATATGCTTTGCACTCTGAAATTGGAATAGGGATTTGGCGAGAAGTAATGCGCTGGCAAGTGCTTTATAATTAAGCAGTATGAATTAAGCACTACGCGTATAGTGGTTCAGTGGGCGTTCACTTATTTTATTCTCTCGGGTAGCTGCCTCTTCTTCCACTGTTCTTGAAACCGCACTGCTGACCATAAGCCTGCGCAGCTAAGTGCTACAGCCGTCATAAGGTAAAACACACCGTCGTAGCTTCCAAGGTTGTCTCGGCAGTAGcctacaaaacaacaaaaatgcAGCATTATccgacaagagtatgaagttgggcatgttggtaatgcataactgatcacgtagcgcaaaaataTGACACATGACAAGAGAAGGAACGAATACAACCGCTCGTCTTCATCCTTTCTCTTGTCATgtgtcaaatttcgcgctacgtgatcagttacaGCATTATCCGGTGTGAAGCACTTCATCTCTAAAATCTGAAATCTGAGCAATCGGCGATATTGACGTTCCAGATCGTAAACGTAGTGAGAACAAGCGACTGAACACGCTGAGAAAGCATTCTCGGGAGTGTCATTGAACTGGTATGTAATTGAAATACAGTTCAAAAACTGCGCTGAATGTTCACGCGCTCAACTTTCGTTAGCTGTTAAACGGTCTGTAAGTTAACCTGTAAGCCTGAAATGCTCACGAATATTATCACTAAGGCATATTCCTCTCTCTCGATTTAACAATATTCGACCCGCTGTGAAGTGGTCTATATAGCGGTAGCACGCGGTTCCTCCAGATATAAGGAACTTTTGATCAAATAACCGTTTGCTTTTTCTCTCTATCGCTCTCTAGGTTTTAGCCTGCCCTGTTACTCCAAAAACCGAGATGGTTAAGAACTGTTGCGCATATGCGACCTGAAAAAGTTCGTATAGCGGTGGCAGTGTGACTACCGTGTTATCATAAAACATCAGCTTTGACAAATTCTTTCCCGCATTAAAGAATAGGTAAGTATTATGTGGGGCATAACAGCGAAATAACTTAAGCAAATGTTCTAAGTCCCGTAGTTCTTTAATAGGTAGCGTATTTGAAGTAAATTCTCGAGGAGTAAAGCTCACGAAATTGATGTTACGATTTGATATATATCTTGCATATGAGAACAAGGCACTGGTTGTGCGCGGCTAAAAGAACTGACAAAGGTTTATAGAACACCACAGGCGTTTATACTATGATCAGCACCCCATTTCGCTCAGTGTAATGTTGTAAGCAGAAGTGGTGACAGGCTCACCCGCGAGATtatagaggaagaaagatataTTTATTAGGTTCAGCCTGTGTCAGCACCCCTTCTGTACACCTGTCAGATAAATAGTCCTTTCTTAGAAAGTAGTGCGCGCATGTGCGACAGTGATTAACACAGTATAAACATGTGTGTGTCAACAAATCTTTGTTGGTAGCTCGCGCTCGTATGTCgtctcttgttttcttttgtatctgtgtttcttgcgctacaAATCGTTTCTGATGTAGAACCAATAGGCCCAAATCGCCGCAATTCAAAGAACTGGCACGACAAAGACTTACCGATCATTATCGGCCTCTCGAGAAGCGCAAAAGCAGCGATGAAGTTCATGATGCCGAGACACACGCTAAATGTATCTGGGTCGACGAGCTCTGCAGCTAGCACGAAGATGTGTGCGACAGCGGCCCCGTTGCACCAGCCGGCGACTACCATGAGCGCAGCCAGAGCAGGATACGAGGCTAAACTGGGTATTATGGCGTAGGAACACGCGCTACTGACACAACACACAGCCATCATGGTGCTCTTTCGCATAACACCTTTGTCTGTAGCGAGGCCGGAGGTGAACCTCGCAACGAGGTCGGGAGCTGTGATGAGAGTGACGAGCGATACGGCCTCCCACTTAGGTATGCCCCGATCAACCGCGTAGTCCACTACAACAGTCAGCAATGTCGTGCTCAGGAACCACAGTTGTCCCATCGTATACGCTACGATGTAGAATTTTGGCAGTTTCATGAAGGACAAGCAAACGCTTATTGCGTCTTGTCTGAAAGACCAGCGCCTGTTGTTGCTAGAAGGTTTGGTGGAAATCTTCGATGTCTCTTTGTTCGCAGACGCCATTGCGCATCTGCCGTCTTCCAACGACATTCTTTGATCCATCATGCTGACATGGCACAGACAGATGCTTAGCGATGAATCCTCACTACCATCTTCTCGTCGTTTCAATACGCACTCGTCGTCGTGAAGCACTGCTGCCGCGTCTTCGGGATGGAAGGAAGTGGTGCAGTCCGAAGCAGCCTTCGATCGCGGAGTTCTGCTATACGGGCTGCTCGTAAGAAGAGCGGCAGCAGTCGAGTTGAGCATGACAGCGCCGAAAACGAGGAGTCCGCCTCTCGTTCCGTAAACGTCGAACAGGTACTGCACAAGCGGCGGGAAGAGGATGCCGCCGAGAACGAAGCCTCCATTGGAGATGCCGGAGGCGAGAGCCCTGTACTGGCTCACATTTTGGTTGACGACAGCGTAGCTCAGAGCCACGAGGGAAAGGCCGCATCCTGTGTGCGAGAAAGTGTGGGGTATGTACTGTCTCGATACCTCGAGACGGCTTAATTATATAGCTATTCTTAAAGAAATGAGGCTCGCCTGTCTATGAGATTAGGCGCAATACTTTTGTACAAGTCCAGCTAAATGATGTTAGATATCTTGGCTACTGTACCGATTTAATCGGCTAACAAGGTTTGTTTTTGTCGAAGATATTTTAAAAGCGTCAACTGCAGAAGTGACACCTTCTTTCAATGCGAGTATTATTCAATGTTGTTGCGTCTAGCTTcgctgctgtgacgtcacatatcactgTAATATTTAACCTCAGACAAATGAAGGGTTTACGAGCTGTTCTTAGATAGGCCGAAGCAAAACGCCGAAGCAATACAATTCTAGTGTGAGATGTTTTTGCGAACTTGGGCCCAGATATTACCCAAGAGAGAATCAAGAATATGCAGTGGGTTTTTAGCTGTGTTTATGTTAACCAGCAGGCAAGCGCGCTACAAAGTCCGTTTGATTCGCCCATTTTATTAAACCGAAAGGCGAGCCGGACAAGCTTTCGGGATCACGTGGACTTCAGAAGCGTTCGTTCAGTCAGTGGCAAGATCGTGCAAGTTAAAGGCGGAAGCGAGCCTCACTCACTACATCGTTCACATCCCTCACTTCTCGACTGTGTTTTCAGGGGCTAGTCTGTAATAAACACCGTTGCATGCATTACGTGTACTCCTGCTCTGTCTCAAATATAGCTTACAAGCTAGATTACAGAGTCGTTCTTTCCTCTCCCTCTCTGTGTGTTGCGTCTTATTTGTGATAAAGCGGCAACAACTTACCATGCAAAACTCCAAGGCTGACGCTGAGGTACGGGACGCCGGTGGCAAAATAGCTGACTGACACCGACAACGACGCCAGGAGACAGCCAAGCCTCATCAGCTTGCATATGTTGAAGCGCCTGGCCAACACGCCAGACACTGGACCTGTGCAATTGGCGTGTCGTGAGACAGAGCATTATTTTTACCGAATCGGTGAGATGAAGAACAATATACTTAACAACGTGAGTCAGGTTACCGTCATGTCCCAGTTAAGCCAGAACTGAGATCCGTTCATCATGTACTACTATTCGGTTCTCGCGAGCGAGACAGTGCCATAAATATTTGATTGCGACCTAAACGTACGGTGTATCTCGAACACTTCGTTACGATATTTCTAACTTGTGAGTAACTGTAACGTTTTCGCTAATTCACAAAGACTGAAGTCAGCCGCATATCTATGTGTTTCGCAGGTACGTTCAAAAAGTAACGGCTTGACCTGCGCTGTGTACAGGACTGACTACTCGATATTGCAGCGCCATAGATATGAAGAGAAAtgcgaattcacaaagcttttctttCGTAAGTTCTCATTGCTATTGGACAACAGGCTTTACTAATGATTTGCCCAGCATCCCGATTGGCAGAAAATTTTCGTATACTAACAACGGTAGCGTAAGATATTTTCAGAAACTCCATCACTGAGAATTTAGAAACGTCATCACGCGGCGAATGCTTACAGCACGAAATAcgaactagaaaaaaaattgactAGAAAAAAATGTCCCTTCACCCGTGCCtacaaaaagaaaaggtattcCAGAATGGATGCTTGCTTGGCTAGTTCACTTGTTGTAACTCACGTAACAGCGCGAAAAAGCGGAAAGGATGGCGACACAGACAGCGACAACAGACACGCTCCGTCCCTGCCGTCATCCTTTCCACTTTTTCCGACCATTGATTTCACGGACCTTTCCACCGTTCGTTCACTGTTAGATTCTATACACCAAGCAAATTTGCATGCCTATTTTTGATACCgcgaattactatgcctaagggcaggcttttgaaataaaaaaaaagatatcgtggttttgggacataaaaccccaacaattattattatcatcatcgtaTTGTCTTACCAGCGGCCAGGTTGAACAGGGTGGCCAAGCACAGTGGCCAGGCGGCATCCTCGCGTGTCACCCGAAAGGTGCTGGCCACGCCGACGTAGACTATGGCACCCGACCGAATCACGGCCAAGGCGAAGGCGTTGATGCAGCAACAAGCCGCGACCACGAGCCACGCTCGGTCGGAGTCCATCGTGATAGAAACGCCATTGGAGGCTGCGGCTCGCATGAGAAGCCCTTCGCCCTTGAAGGGCGGGCGGAAAATCTTGTCTCGCTGTGTACAGAGGATGTTGAACTGGCGACCGACAACATTCAACTGAAAGTATGGCTAGACGCTGCCTGTACCTTTCTCtcaccaaggaaaaaaaaagcacagtagAACAATAAAGCTGCTATCTTTACACTCCCCTTGCGCGGTCGTTCGCAGAAGATAGTGCTCAGTCCATTTTGCATGTGAGGATGATTTCTGGATATTTAAACCATCAAGGACACGCAGAATGGGACAACTGGTTCAGATTTTCGACGTGGTAATGTTCAGGAGAGAAGGCGGGGCAGAGAGTGCAAACAACCAATGTCGAGTGCTGATAGAAAGGTCAGTGCATGGATGCGTACGGCGAGCGCAAAGACAGTGCCACTCTTCGAAGCAGTTCCACAcagtcttatttatttatttatttatttatttatttatttatttatttatttatttatttatttatttatttatttatttatttaatctcTAGTGCCAGTATTAAGCAATAGTGTGTATTAATATTGCTTGGCGTAAACACTTAAAGTCAAGGAAAATCACTAACACGCTGGTAAAACTGAACACGCATATTCTCGCCATGCAACATAGAATTATGCCTGAGAAATAACATAGCAGATAGACCGTCGAAAGTGTCTTGCGATGCAGAGAAGTACAAGACATTTTATTTTGCAAATATGGTGAAACAAGGAGAATCAtggtaacaacaaaaaaaaacgaagccgggggaaagaaagaaaagcgtgaACTATGCGCGGAACTACTCGTACAAAATGAAATACATTTGCTTATATGGCCGTAaaagaacagcgcaaaaacaaCGGATGAACAAACAGatacaaacgagcgctgacttccaactggctTATTTTTGCAGAAACACACAATTTATGGCACTTACATATCACAAGGAACAGAGAGTCACATCACGCGCAGAAATTCCTTTTCTTTGTGAAGAAGAGCGATTGAAGGCGTGCTTACACACTGATCACCAAGCTTATCAGTCAAGTCAGCTTCTATAATCTCACGTGCGATCAGTTCCCGGTTTCTGGAGACGACACACTACTACTCAGAAATGAGCACAGGTCTGAGCAGTCGTCTCGCAGGGTGTCTGCAGAAAAGCGAAAAACCGCAGTTGTTCCATATTTGCATGCTCTTTCgcacaatctaaaaaaaaaagatgtctcaGTGAGCTAGTGTTCGCGCAGCATTTTCTGCACCTGGTAAGTTGTCCAAGATTTGCAGGATCACTGACCCGAACcgcaaaaaagtttcaacatgtaCAGCACAAGTATGCACAGTGAACGTTGCATATCGTGTACCGTATCTTGCGGCAAACTGTACATAGGCCAGACGGGCACGTGCCTCAATTCTAGATTGTCTGAGCACAAATACAATGTCGAAAAATATAACCTAGGAAAAGTAATTTTTACTATTATGTGAGGTCCTTTCTAGCTAATCGGATGGCCCGGGTCAAACTCGGGACTGTCACAGGTGGTCCATACAATTTAGGCAGCAGTGGCACCCCACAAGGTTCGATACTGTCCCCACTCCTCTTTATTATTGCCGTGCACAGACTCTTGGGGGAATTGGCCAAAATCCCGAGCTTGGGGCACGCCATATACGCTGACGAGATGACAGTGTGGGTCCCCAGGGGGTCGCTAGCAGAATTGGAGCAGACACTACAGGCAGCCGTTGACACAACAGAATCCTTCCTTAAGGGCATCGGACTCAGGCTATCTCCCATTAAATCTGGGCTGCTGCTCTTAGACAGGGGAGACTGGGTGTTAGGAACCTTACGCCTTTAGAAACTCTGCCAATCAAAATCACAGCCAACACAGGACGGGTCATACCGTAAGTACACACAATTAAAATTCTGGGTCTTCTGATTGACGCAAGGAGCTGTAATGCTGCGGCCCTACACCGTCTCACGGGGCAGGCGAACAGTACTTTAAGGCTCCTGAGCAGGCTCTCAAGTCGAAATTCCGGTCTCAAAGAGGACAATCTCATCAGAGTATATCAGGCCTTCTTCCTCAGATACGTCACGTACATTTCATCATACCTGAGCTGGGGGAAAAGAGAGAAGGCTAAACTAGACACACTTATACGCTCTGGACTCAAAAGGGCTCTGCGGCTTCCGTACGGAACGAGTACTGAACTCCTCAACAAGTTAGGACTTCATAACACTATAGATGACCTCATTGAGGCGCATTCGATGTCACAAATTGCCCGACTATTCAACACTAAGGCAGGGCTTAAAATTCTAGATGAAGTCCGAATACTGCCTCGAGGAGGAGACGTTGCTAAGTTTAAACTACCCAAGGAGGTGGAGACACAATTATTTGTGGACCCCATACCTAGAAATATTCATCCTGTCCACAACAAGAGCTGAAAAGGCGCCAAGGCCAAATGCGTTCTGGGTAAACTGCACCAACAACAAAACTCAGCTCTTTTCTTTTTCGATGCAACTAGTTATGGATCGGGCAACAACTACGCTATTGCCGTGGTCGATGAGACGGGCAAATTAATAAGCGCGGTGTCGCTAAGAACGAGCTCAATTCATGCTGCCGAAGAAGCAAGCATAGCACTGGCAATTACAATGAGGAGAAGCTCCACAGTTTTCTCCGATTCCCGAACAGCCATTGGGAATTACTCAGCCGGCTCCGTATCAATGGAAGCACACAAGTTACTTCTAATGTCTCAGTTCTCTTCACAGCGAGAACGTGGATAGCACACACCTTGTCTGGTTTCCGGCTCCTCAGGGCCACTCGGTCAGCCCCAATGGCTGCAATCCTAACGAGCAAGCTCACTCTGCTGTGCGAGATCTCACATGTCGCGTACCAGATCAAGAATTGCTCCAGGATGACTGCGGCTCCTACAAAGACCCTCCTAGCACTTTTCATGAGATCACCTCACACTATAGGGACGGCAGAAGATTCTTTCCTCCCCCCATCAGAAGCTCATCCAAGCTCAGGCAGTCACATTAAGATTGATCCAAACCAAATCCTATCCCACACCCTTTGTGCTTAACAAAACTGACGGGGATTTTCCCGCAGTTTTCCCGCAGTTCACGCTGTAGACACACTCCGTGTCTACTTGATCATATGTTCTGGCTGTTCCCCAACCAAAGGGCCTCGGAGCTCAACAGTGAGGAGGACTGGAGTCGGCGTATAACCAGTGAAGTCTTCCAAGATCAACTCCTGGCCGTCCGGAGAGCTCACGCCATCAGGAAAGCCTTTGGCCGACCGGTGCGTACGTGGGCGGAccaccgacttagcctgggggctttgccctGGAGCCGTAGTTTCTCTCGACCATAATAAACGTTTTTCCATGCCATGCCATACCTAGCTCATCACTGTTCTCGCTGCTGGTGCGTTCCGGTGTATGTCAAGTCGTGTGTCGTCTCCAGAAGCCGGGAACAGATCACGCGTGAGATTATAGAAGCTGACTTGACTGATAAGCTTGGTGATCAGTGGGCGTAAGCACACATTGAATCGCTCTTCCTcacaaagaaaatgaatttctgcGCATGATGTGGTTCTCTGTTCCTTGGGATATGTCAGCGTGTGTTCCTGCAAAAATGAACTATTTGGTAGTCAGCACTCGAATGTGTCTGCGTGTTCGCCCGTTGTTGTTACGCAGTTTTTTTACGATCATGAACAAGTAACTAGCCCGAATTACCGCCCTTGTGGGGCATGTACGGTACAGAAGCTTCAAGTGTAACGCTTCTGCAGTGCGCCACTATCTCCACTTGCACATGCATACTCACAGCCGTTCGCTACTCAGGTAGGCGCAAGTGTCGCAACTTGTAAGTATCTCGTCATTGTAGGTTATACGCGATGTCATGCAGTAGTTCATACGCGATACAGGTGTCGGAATTTTATGGATCAATCCGGAACAAGCCGGGATCGCCGCGCACTGATAGATGCTGCACGGCACTGCTTGCGACGAATGCGCTTCTGCCTCCTGTAACGGGACGACAAACAAGCGAAGTCAATGTGTGCGTTCGCCTTGGGCCAAAGCCCAACGAGCGCCGACACCTGCCCCAGGGAAATCGCGCGCCCGTTTCCCTGTTAACGCGCTCACTGGACTGGCGCTCCCGTGGCGTGCAAGGGCTGCTGACGAGCTTGCCGCACCTCGGGGCGCTGGGATGCGCCCGTCCTACTTCGCCTCTGGgcaaacgaagaagaagaagaagaagaagaaaaaacgaggCCGGTGTTTGTGACGAAGGAAGAAAAAGTGAAGCCGGTCTAACCAATGGGCCGGCAAGCGTTTACCCTGTCGACCAGGAAATGGACAGGTCGCGTGCGTAATGATGTGGGTTGTTGCCCAGCAACCGTCCCCACAGCAACGCCGAGATGGGCGAGGAAGAAAGGGTGGTCGTTGCATGCGCCTTCGATCTGCCCGGGAGAGATGAGCGGAAGAGGCTCCGAACTGTCTCCCCTGTGCCCTTCGCGCCCAACGAGGCTCCCTCTttgctcttcttcctcttcccctATACACGTATAACCTTACGTGAGGTATTGTGCAACCCATTCTCTGGTCTTTCTCCTTTCTCGCCGAATCCGTATCCTTGTCCCTCATCTCCTATCCAACCAAGCAATGTCTCGGCTGTTCCATCTACCTTGTATTTTGCATATTCGCGCTCGCTTCTTCGTCCACGTCGCTGCTGAGGAAGAATTGAGATTCGTCCTTTATTGTTTTTGTTATTCAAGATTGGGGAGTACTCCCACCCTTCGCTACCCAATATCCTTACGGGCTCCAAGTAGCAGCCGCAGCGTGGTCTATTTCCTCTGCTTGAGAAACTTATCTCTGTCATAACGGATACTGTGTTCTCCCCTCACTATCGGCGCTTTAGGAGCGTGTGCCGTGGCGCTGCTTCTAACAACGCTGAAAGACGTTGCTACCTGAGTAACTCTACTCGGCGGGGTTGCCTTGTCTGCTCGCTTTATCTATTTTCAACTcaatttcaaaatttgttttattgttttcttgtacaGGAAACAAGAAACAAAATCTATGTTCCGATAGCAGCCGCAGAGGCGCTGTAGCAGTGTCCACGGCACGCGCTTTGTGGAAGCAACACAACTGTTTCTTTCTTACTCAACCTGTATAGCTGTACTATACTTAGCGTCCGATGTGTGGCTACAGATGCAATGTGACGGGCTCCAGACGCTGCTGTACTTCACAGGTGGAACTCTGGCAGTTCGAATGCGGGTAATTTTTT
Proteins encoded:
- the LOC119393122 gene encoding monocarboxylate transporter 11, producing MRAAASNGVSITMDSDRAWLVVAACCCINAFALAVIRSGAIVYVGVASTFRVTREDAAWPLCLATLFNLAAGPVSGVLARRFNICKLMRLGCLLASLSVSVSYFATGVPYLSVSLGVLHGCGLSLVALSYAVVNQNVSQYRALASGISNGGFVLGGILFPPLVQYLFDVYGTRGGLLVFGAVMLNSTAAALLTSSPYSRTPRSKAASDCTTSFHPEDAAAVLHDDECVLKRREDA
- the LOC125758694 gene encoding monocarboxylate transporter 10-like, with the protein product MKLPKFYIVAYTMGQLWFLSTTLLTVVVDYAVDRGIPKWEAVSLVTLITAPDLVARFTSGLATDKGVMRKSTMMAVCCVSSACSYAIIPSLASYPALAALMVVAGWCNGAAVAHIFVLAAELVDPDTFSVCLGIMNFIAAFALLERPIMIGYCRDNLGSYDGVFYLMTAVALSCAGLWSAVRFQEQWKKRQLPERIK